The DNA sequence TAACTGTCACAGGTATCTGTCTCACTTCCATCTCTGCGACCTCGGACTCAGACTGATACGCTGTTTCTTGCCTCTTGTTGTAGAGACTGCCTCCTCTGTGAAGACGCCAGGACCGGTATGTAACTTCTGAACTCATAATTTTTGATTTGAACATAGTTTTATAACTGGCCTAACTGATGGTCAAACAGCTGTgtagaaataaacagaaaaccaGCAAATAAACGCGCTGAATATTTGATatctttaaaatgcatttctttGCTCGTTGGTGTGCACTGTTATTGAtttaaaagaagaggaaaaattagaagaagaagaagcagctgtgtgtaataataataatctggcCAACGTTAAACTAGATGGTCAGCCCTACAAATAATCCATACGCTTGATATCTGCTGGACTGCTGGAGTGGACGTTAGTCTGTTAGTGTTACTCTTTGACACGATAACCAGTTTAACCTGTGGCACACCTGTACCTGAGACCTCTACAAGGATTTCGTCAGATCCAGGTAACTTCGAGGTTTTCTGCGAAGGTGTTTCACTTCTTGCCGCGGTTCATCCCATAGAATCGTATACACACTGAGATCAACAGGTATGAAGTCACCGCCCACTGTCCTGTCAGTTCTCCGAAAAAAACCATCACAATTCCTGGAAAAACCCTTAGAACTTCGTGCGCAGACAGAAGGAGCGTGCAAAGACTTTGCGCTTTCCGGAGGGTTGGTACGAAACTTACACCAATACGTTGACTGTCCAACTCGTTGTACAAAGATTCTTGGCTGATGTTATGACAACATTAAAACGGTTATAATGTGGTGTGCAACCCCCCTTTGTTAGTCTGGAGCGTCTCGAGGATGTGCTCTTTCATCattgttattttgtgtttatgtAAATGACATGTAGCTACATGATACAGTATACTAAACAATAAGATACGATAGTTGTATTGAAGTTTTTCATATGCATGTTTTTGTAAGAATGTGGGATAATAACAACCAGTATTTTATTATGACTTAATTTGTGATTTGGTGAAGTTAAGACAATTTTCCGCTAAATATAAagttattctattctattcagttccattctctgcttaggctgctggcCCAGACAAGcataagaaaatggatggatggaaagtaAATACCTGATGACATGTATAGCATAGGTTGTGTAGTTTTTGTAAGGGACTAGTAGGCTGCATAAGAACAGCGGCAGTTCCAGAGGTCATGTCTGAACACGAAAAAGGAATTGTCAAGCTAAAACCTGTCAAATGAATCCAGGGCCCTGAAGACAGTTCAACATACCCAGGGTGTCTTTTTCTTTATCTGCATCGCTGCATCACCCTAGCATAGTAGCAAGGATAAGCGAGAGCACGAAGCCGGTAATCAACTCTAAGTATACTCAGAGAGTTTCCCGTTGCAGGTACGAGCACGTTAACGTGAGAGGGGTGATGCGGGTagcatctgaccaatcacacTGACTGATCTACCAGCAGTACAATGAGTAAGGATGGAAGAGTAAACTATAATTCTAGAAACAATACAAAGATGTTACACGCATAATACAGAATGAATCTAACACAGCTGCTCCAGTCAAATTAATGAGGTTTCAACAGTTACCCACAGCACTGAATGAAAGCACTTTTGTAAGACTGGAAAAGAGCTACTATATCatactatatttaaaaaactgttgCTCGGAGTCAGAAAAGTTGCCTCTAGAATTTCCTACTAATCCTCAGGGAAAACTACTGGAAAATTTCAAACGCTCCTTCTATCTGCACAAACAGCTCTGGGGGATCTTCCAGGAATGGTGTTTTTTCTTCAAAGAACTGACAGGAGAGTGGGCGGTGAGTTCACGCCTGTTGATCTCTAGTGTGCAAAAGTTACTATGGCGATTTACGCGGGTAACAAGTGAACCAATTTCATCGTACTGAAAACCTAGTGTTAATTCCCAGAAGTTTCCTGGATGTGCCAAAATCCTTCTCTGGTCTCTGAAACACTCCGGTCTCTATCTGACCAATCTACCTTAATTGTAAGAACCAATCACAGCTCCTCCGGTAAGTCCAACCTAACATCAGTGCTGTGCTAATTAGTCCACCAAACTGGATTCAACAGTGTGCAGGACTCCAGCAGCTGAGAAGCAGGTTGATCTGGTTGGGATTTAGTTACCTAAAACACTTCTATAATGGACGTAAGAACAAAGGAGGGCACAGGTGAGAGAAGGAGCTGCCTCCTGTTGCTGCTGCAGACATGCACAGAGACAGAGATGGTCCACTGGCTCAGATACAAAGTCAGGTCGGGGAATCAGAGCTTGTAAAGTGTTTCCTGTTCTAGGTTAGTGCTGGCTTCTCTGACTCACTGAGCCAGAGGttcacacacaacaaacaaatTCATCACTCATAATGAAGTTATCAAGAACCAGTGGGGCAGCGAAAAATAATCACACCTCTATGATGTAAACATGAATCATGCAGCTGGTCAGTGACGTCAGGCAGGACGGTCATTTTCTTCTCTCCTGTCGTTGGGACAGAGTTTGTGCCCCACAGCCGTCTCAATTTTCTGCATCCCTCTGAAGACCGTGCCATATTAAATAcaaatttttaaagaaagcttTTTCTTAAATGCAGAAATATACAAATAATCTCAAGTACAGTCAATGGTCaaaggcaaaataaaataaataaaatcatataCTAAATCTAAACTAAGGCTTAAAAATTCACCTTCACTCTGTCTCTGGGTTTTACTGGTCCATGTACATTTCTATTGGGTTGtgaaaaaagtttttgttttttaaatattgattcAATTGAATTAacacaacattttatttaatttcttcttAATCAGAAAAATGTTTAGATTCACCCGTTTGCTGCAGAAATCGTCTCCATGTGAAATGGGATGGCAGCATTTGATTAATTTATACAGCAGGCTGTATAAGTTCAACGTGGTATCAGACTAAGTTAACAGTTTATCTGTATATTTTAATACAACGTCAGGAGCATtactgctgatttttttttctgtgtaaaacaaacaatggtGGATGAAGCAGCTAcaaattttgcttttcttcacgTTGGAGTCTGTTGATTAGGGGCTCTGATGAAGGACTCCCTGTAACTTGTTCCCCAGTAATGGTTTGAAAGATGATCACAAGGACAGCGTAGCTGAATTCTGTCTCGTTTTGCATAGCGCATTAAGCGGTAATGGACTCATTACTGCCCCCAAATGGAGAAGAGCATAACAAATGCAACTGTAACCAGGcttcaaaaatttaaaaagtatacatcatgcagtttttcttttttcagccaCAAAACACTGTGTAAATCCCCATCAAAtaaccatttttaaaagcattttttttaaatttgtggaCAATACAACTTGCTTCTCGTTTGAAAgggacaatttaaaaactgcatgtatTCAAACAAATGCAGTTTCACTGTAAATGCATTTAAGCCAACATCTGTGAAAGACGTCAGCTTACACAAAAGAAAAGGGAGGAGGATGCAGAATGTAGAGCCTTTAGCATTGACTTGTAAGAACTTATTTACTGAAGTCAGAAGTTAATCTGTGTGCTTAGTGTATGGAGAGCAGATTTCAGTGTTTAATGATTGCAGTTTGAATCAAATTATGAGACTAATGGAACaggcaaaaacacagcagagaagacttttacttggttttactCATCCAAGGATggagcaaaactgaaaaaaatgatgtGGATGCTGGTGAGAAAAACACAGATACAGATATCAGTTAATTAGTACTAATCATAAGTGAAGCATAAACTTAGACGATCTTTACCACACAGCAGTCTAAATCTTTGTGTCGGttaattcaataaaaatattctAAAATGCACCAACAGTATAAACAATGTTGAGAGGTCCAGTAATTTAAATGAGAGGAATTAAAGCTCAACAAAGACTGACTGGCTGCAGCTGCTATCAGGatacctgtcagtcaaagcagcCATGTCCCTAATATCCATAAAGACTAAACTTTTTGTAATTCTATTGGTGTCTACCAGCCACTGAACATGAAACTGGTATTTTAGGTTGACTGACGGCAAACATTTTCAAATGACTGCAGCAGAGCGCTGTGGGTTGACGATAAAGCCTACAGCTGTAtgcaaacacaggaaacaccGCTGCTGATACCAgacacagatgtgtgtgtgtgtgcgtgtgtggttGAGAACTTCCTGCTGCTTAGACAGTTTGTTTTCTGCAGAAGTCAGCTTCAGTCTGTTTGCTGGCAGATTAGCCgcttctttcatttttcattctgcTGTTTTAGCCACACTCGTGAGTATTACTTTgtaatttttagttttattacttttataaaGTGAATGCTTATCTACGTTAGTTAGAAATCCTcactttttaaatcagtaaaatatgtttttgctttCATTATAAGGAGAGTCAAAATGAAACCTGAGTactgctgtttgtgctgctgtaatGTTTGAAAACCCACAGTGTCAGTGACTGAACAAAGAGCTGATGATTGTAATCCTGCCAGTTAATTAATGTGCATTCAGGGAATCCCTCAGttaaaaagtttttattcaGGTGAAATAAAACAAGGCACTATTTGATCTTACTCATAAGATATCCATTATTTGAAAGTAGTATAATTTGCTCTTCTTAAAGTGGTTAGAGCAGAATATTACATATAATAATATTCATCATTAATGATAAACTATTTCTGTCATACAAACCTTTAAAATATTCACTTTCGCTTTCTGTGTGAGGTTTGAATGTTCTCCATTTGTCTGTGCATGTGACTTGTATTTAACAGCACTTCTAGTTGCACCCATGACCTAATAAAATCATTTACAAAAATCCCAGTGAGAATCCATTTATTCTGAGCAGGTCCCAACCACACACGACTTCCTCACACAACTTTGAATGCCCAGACTAGTTTGGAATAAGCTCCAGTTTTAATTAATGTTGTGTGTGAAAATGGTAGTTATCAGGATGGTTTTTCGATATAGCAGTGAGAATACGGTTTAACAGTCATCACATATCATTATGTAATACAGCCCAGCAATTCCTCAGAGGTCTTGTCGTTTTCACTtccaataaaatatatttaaatcattATGGCTAATAGGCTTTCATGTTGTAGCTACATTGGACGGGATATTATGtgatagatgtttttttttttttttttcaaaaacaagcgTACAacctaaaaaatatattatccCTGCTCTATGAAACCGTTATAAGGATTAATCATACATTTAATGGAAACCTTAAAATGTAAGAATTCcagctcttcatgtccatcagTTCACTTACtttcatgtttaaaatgttacTGCAATGAGAAACCGCATTAGAGGAACTGGAGTGCCTGGAACTTCTCCATTTTCAATTCCAGATGTTGCTCCTGTGCTGTTAAGTAGAGGCCTTCACCTGGGAAATTGTAGCTTGAAAGTCATCAGTGACTTATTTTAGTATATACATGTTGCAAAATAACCAgccacagttttttcagtgtttaatcTTTAGTTTCTCATTCTTCCCTTTACTTTGagttcttctttttctgctgcacttctccattttcttcctctgttttgattcagcagcagtttgaacAATACATCACACATTTATCGTCTTAAACAGAGTTAATTATCTCTTTCAGAATCAAGTCAGAATGAAGATAGCAGCCTTTAATGGCAAGAACCTGGGACAGAAGAAAGTCCAGAACAAGACTGTCATCAAACACCTCACCGATGTAAtattaattttacttttataaCAGAAAGCTTGAAATACAACACCAATGACAAAATGTGCAGCACTTAAATGATGTGTTTCCTCCAGATCATGTCTCGGTACAGTGTGATTGTTCTGCTGGAGGTGGTGGATAAGAGCGGCAAAGCCATGGAAACTTTACTTCAAGAACTCAACCAAACTGAGTGAGTTCCCTGCAGTGATAGTGTGtgaatttcatttattttattcacaatagctTTATGTAGAAAACTGCATGTTTACGTTGCTTCTGTTTTCCTCAGCACTAACAGAGAACACCCCTACAAAAAAACTGCCAGCAAACAACTGGGACGAGACACCTACAAGGAGCAGTATGTCTGTTTCTACAGGTGTGTGAGGCTAAGTTCACTCTAATACAACATCTCAGTGATTTGTGAATCAGACTTTAATTTGTGTGAATGTATGTGTACAAAGTGTGAGATTCATGGCCAGACACACTGATGTCTGACTACATGTTTTTATCTCTTAGACCAGATGAAGTGACACTGACGCAATCATACCAGTATGAAGATAATCAGGCTGGAGATGAAGATGCCTTTGCCAGAGAGCCCTTCATCCTGCGCTTCGATTGTCCAACTACAGGTTTGTGCTTTTTACTGTGTTTCAGTAACTCTTTAggttacaaaacaaaacaagtggaAGTGCCGaacactgcagttcctctgatggCCACTTAAGGACTAGCTGCAATAACATGCTAGTGCCCACAGACTCAAAGTTAAAATTTACAGCACAATGAATCACGTTTACAgcctgaagaaaaaagaaacagcttgGGCCTTCATAGCATCTGTACAAAATTTGTCATACTTTATTGTATTTTCACTCGAGCCATCTAAAGAACAGACTTTCTTTACTTACGTATTAGTCCAGATACCTGTGCTGAAAAGCTCCATTAAAACTACTGAAGCAGCTAATTTTACACaatttaaaagtgaaaaagtacaggATCTGAAATTCACTCAAAGTGAGAAAGTAAAGAGTAACTCATTGAAGGAAAATTCTATTAAATTTATATACATAGTTAACTGAAACGTGtgctatattaatataataataaaataatattagtacaTGTGAGtacaaaaattattaaaatttgaaatCAAATTCTAATGAGTGTACTCAGTTTGAATCTGTAATGTAGGACATGTGCAGtcaaagagatttaaaaaaccTTAACAGTTGCAGTTGCGGTATTTGTCCACCAGGTGGCTCCAACTATTCACAAAGCACATCAATTTTGAGGAAATTCATTATCTATTTTCTAACTCTGTTACGCTGCATTTAAAATTACCTGCCACTTCTACATCACTCCTTTCATGATTCCTCCTCTTCTAAGGCGCTAGCTAGATTCTGTAATACACCCGCACTCCTTCcggcccactttaacccctgagaATAAACGCTAGATAAACCAAAGGTAATGAGTtccttttgaaaatgtaagaagtagaaagtacagatatttgtttaaaaatgtagggagtaaaagtgaaaaattgTATTAAGaataaatactcaagtaaagtagGTAGAATTTTTAGGTATCTCTAACTACATTAACAAAGTATTAGGACTACTTCCCACCATCTGGAGACTGGgctttgattgacaggtgtCCCATAGGTGCCGGACTTCACCTTCACCTACTCGAGTAACTGAACTGCTCAcattgactgtgtttgtgttgttggtaTGTTTTGGAACATTTGTGGAGTACTGTTTGTCCAGAAAGTCTGCCCCCAGTTTTGATGACTGAATCCTGGTATTTTATCAGTCTCTTACTTCACACTAATCAGTGTTGTACCCTTAAACAGGGGCATAGAGAGGGGAGATGAAGAAGCAGCATACACCTCTCGCCTTCGTCTGTACTGAGCTTCAGTTAGAAACAGTATAACCTCGTCCACATTTTCTTTACATGAATACAGAGTCAGTAGAGAAGTTTCCACACTAAGTTATTATACTTCTTATAAATTTCACAAAACCATTATTTTAGGCAGTGCATAACATGAACTGTAAGCTGGAACAAATGCATCATTTTAACTTGTGTATTTGAGCTGAGACTTTAACTGACTTACAGTAACTTTACTTTAACTTTACTTACAGtaaagaaattaattaattaaatgttatttaattaatgatacatttaattcattattgaatggcatatttaattaattcattttgtcaCTCCTGGCCCTCCATagaaacatccatccatccattcgcttccgcttgtccttttcagggtcgcggggggcgctggagcctatcccagctgtcatagggcgagaggcagggtacaccctggacaggttgccaggctgtcacagggctaacacatagagacagacaagcattcgtgctcacattcactcccgcattcacagctatgggcaatttagactaatcaattaacctatccccacaaactgcatgtctttggacggtgggaggaagccggagtacctggggagaacccacgcaaacgcggggagaacatgcaaactccacacagaaagaccccggcctgatgttggaattgaactcaggaccttcttgctgtgcggcaacagtgctaaccaccgtgccacccaATTCAATTAATACAATTACATAATTACATCACTCTGAAAGGAATTaaatttgttattattaaattgttattattatcaattTGTCTCTGTACATGTTACAGAGGGAGCCTGTTACCTGAGCCTGACAGTGATGCCTGATAGTGTAGCACTCCACCTACTCATCTAAATACAACAAACTAAACAAAAGGGAAACCTTAATTTTGAGGTTTTAGAAAGCATAGGCCAAACCCGCCATGTGATATCAACAAACTCTGTTGTTTATAGTctggaacaaaaaaaataaaaaaaattttaatggaactaaatgattatttatttatttcagttgttGAAGATCTGGTCCTGATCCCAGTCCACACAAAGCCAGATGACACTCCGAAGGAGCTGGACGAGCTGCATGATGTGGTTGAAGACATCAggaagaaatggaaaaatgat is a window from the Pelmatolapia mariae isolate MD_Pm_ZW linkage group LG5, Pm_UMD_F_2, whole genome shotgun sequence genome containing:
- the LOC134627361 gene encoding deoxyribonuclease-1-like yields the protein MKIAAFNGKNLGQKKVQNKTVIKHLTDIMSRYSVIVLLEVVDKSGKAMETLLQELNQTDTNREHPYKKTASKQLGRDTYKEQYVCFYRPDEVTLTQSYQYEDNQAGDEDAFAREPFILRFDCPTTVVEDLVLIPVHTKPDDTPKELDELHDVVEDIRKKWKNDNIMILGDFNADGPYLSKKKKEKIRICSPPYKWLIADDVDTTASNKNDNTYDRIVVYGDTMLNAIVPNSAKSFNFQKEFKLTDEEVRGISDHYPVEVELKTKDATAMASGEGKRKQGQASNTPTKRGRKNV